Proteins co-encoded in one Populus trichocarpa isolate Nisqually-1 chromosome 10, P.trichocarpa_v4.1, whole genome shotgun sequence genomic window:
- the LOC7459082 gene encoding NADH dehydrogenase [ubiquinone] 1 beta subcomplex subunit 7 — translation MELPGSSKPMIATQEEMVEARVPIPYRDQCAHLLIPLNKCRQSEFFLPWKCENERHVYEKCEYELVMERMLQMQKIREAEAKLKQSHKQGTIPLIPKTANA, via the coding sequence atggAATTGCCAGGATCATCAAAGCCAATGATAGCAACGCAGGAAGAAATGGTTGAGGCAAGGGTCCCAATTCCATACAGAGACCAATGCGCCCATTTGCTGATCCCACTCAACAAGTGCAGGCAATCTGAGTTCTTTCTTCCATGGAAGTGTGAGAACGAGCGCCATGTTTATGAGAAGTGTGAGTATGAGCTTGTCATGGAGAGAATGCTTCAGATGCAGAAGATCCGTGAAGCTGAGGCCAAACTCAAACAATCACACAAGCAAGGAACCATCCCTCTCATCCCCAAGACTGCAAATGCCTAG